CAAACATTCGCATTGCCACATGGCATGAAATGCTTTAAGTAAGTTACACGCTGGTAGAGATAGCATTGAAGGTTTGTATGGATAATGCTTCAACTGTGATGTTATTTGTTCTGCTTTCCCCATATGCGTCAATGATCGAAACGTCAAACAAGGGCACCGTTTATCACATCATATTTTGATTACCGGATGGAGTAGCATCGCCACCACATTCGATAACAAAGGAATAAATAGCGATTTGTGACCGCGTCGTCCGTACTGCGGGTACGCCGGCATCGGTCTCGAACGGCCAGATGCTTGTCAGGCGGTTGGACGAACAATTTTGAGACCTGAAGCGACCAGGACACAAGCTGCCCATTCTTGTGCGTGGCCATCGAGATACGGTCATTTTGAGCTACAACTGACCAAGAAAGTTTAACAGTTGAAAGCTCTCAAACAGATGTAGTTCGGCATCGGGTAAGTGGCTAAGATTCCCCTAGGAAAAGCATATACATATTCTAGCTCAAAGTGTTACAATAGAACAAGAACGTAATCTTGTCTCgaagaaatataaatataccGGTAATTTGAAATGAAGTCCATGTGACACATGATCATTTTTCGCACTTTCTTTTACAGATCATTGCAGATTTTCCATGTCAAGAAGGTAGAAAATCTTTATCCGTAAGGTCCGACATGTCGCAGGATAGACCATGGGAGGcaaaacagacacaaaatCGTCACGGGTTTCGCGCCGTAATAAAAAGAAGCCAACGGAACATCAGCGGGTAAGGGCACATAATGTTTTGCACGGGTAATTTCGTAACTCTAACGTACGtttgttttgcagcaaaccaaaccgaaccgcACATCACCGGGCGAAAACCATGACTCCGACCAGCAATCCTTGGGCACGGCGGGAGCTCCAACCGGTGGTAAACGTTACCagagcacacgcacacaggtgGCATCCCAGCGGCGCGACCGTGCTCGTAAACTGGCGGCGGAAACGGATCGAACCGGGTTGGATGCGCGAGGTTCGTCGCCTCACGAGGTAGCGAACATACCGGCGGATATGCGCATCTCGAAGTTGCTGCGACGGTTGACGGTTGAGACAAATCCAGAAGTGTTCCTAAAGGTGTGCGATCGACTAGAGCTGGTAATACTTGACCCGTCAAATGCCACGTACGTCCGCAAATCGTTCGACATCCTCGCAAACACGGTAAATTCCATATTGGAGAGTGGACTTCGTGAGTATCAGGATCGAGTTGCGCAGCTGTTTGGCATGATGCTGTATGTGTTACTGTGCAATTCGACCGACAACTCCATTCTGCGTAGCTGGATCGGTCGCTACCTGAACCAGACAAAATCGATTCGCCGGTCGGCACTTATTGCACTTAGGCAGGCGATCGTACTGGACCGAGATGGCCTAAAGCTCGACGGTGTTATTAACTGGTTGCTGGGAATTTTGCAGGAGATCCTGGAAACCACCGACGTGCTAGAAGTGTTTGTGCTGGTAACAGATGTGATGGTGGAACTAGCGGAAGGCTACCCGAGTGCATTTGCCCCGCACTTTAGCGACATCGTGGACATTGTCGTCGGCTGGCAGTTGGAAAATACACAATCAGCAAAGGTGAAGCTGCATTGCGCACGGGTATTGCTGGCGTTTCAGCAGTACTGGTACGAAAAGCGTGACGTTACGTTCAATCTGCTCGAACAGTTCAGCGAAGACATCGATGGGCTATGCGGTGACGTCGACTACAACGACCAACGGCAACGAGACGATGCGAACCGTCTGTTTGGTGCACTGTTGACCGCATTCAATAGCGTGCTGAAGTGTTTGGCTGATTCCACGACCCCACCAACAGCAGATGCTTTTGTGCTGCAAGAGGACGAGCTGACACGGTTTGACTGTTGTAGTATCACCATTATGGAGATTGTTTTTCGCCTGTTGGATGCACAGCCTACCGGTTTAGTGATTGCCGCTATATGTGAGTTTACAATGCTGAAGTTAACGATACATTCGCCAACGATCCAGCCAACCACCGAGGAGGATTTAGATCGTCTGATCAGGAAGCTGGTGCAGTACATCGATACTTATAGCGACGAGCAAGTCGGCGCGCTGCTACATCTGCTATTCCGCTACACCGATGCAGAAGGTGCCGACGTACAGCAACGCCGTGTACGGGCGTTACTGCCGTTGCTTTTCCAGGAAGGATCGTTGTATGCGTTGCGCTACCGCCAAAATCGAACGGTCCAAAGGGTGCTGTTACTGCTGTGCCATCACATATTAACGCTTAAACACGTGGAGATACTCCAGACCGCTTACAGTTCCATTCTGGCCGATATCGACGATGCGCTAGGGAAACTGCGAGCAATTGGAAGCCGGACGCTGTCGAATGCCAACATCCTACGATTGCAGTACCGCATACAGTTTAGTTTACTGCTCTTTTCCCCGCTGGCCATGGCACGAAATTCCATCTTTATCACGTGGACTCTCAAGGATGAACCGGTGCTGCACGTACTGCTGGAACGTTTAGCACCGACCGATGGTCGACTGTGGGATCAGCGGGTGCACACGCACCTGCACTATGCTGTGCTGCTAACCGCTTTTCATCACTGCAGCGCTAACAATCACTTCATCTCGTCCAGCAGTTTGCTACAGCCGGCACGGCCGTACGGTATGGTGGATCGCTTTCGGCGTGGCAGCCGTGCTGAATCATCCGATGGTGATGGGGACGCACCACCGGAAAGCCCTACGGCAGATCATTTTGGGCTAGTGTTGCGGTTTCTCGGCACAATTCTTGGACAGTGGCGAAGCTTTCGTCCGTCGAACAGATACGAACCACGCAGGACGAatctgctgctactgctgctcgATTGGAGTTTGGCGATTGTAACGCAAACCACCCGTTACCATGACGTACTGCACGACTGCGACGATTTCAATCAATTGCTGGTACACGTTGGGACGGTTGCCGTCGAGGAGGGCAGCGAGAGCGAAACGATCGGTTTACGGTGTGCTGACTGTCTGGATGCTGCCTGCCAGTACACGAGCCTGCACGCGTCCGCCTACCAAGCGATTGCCGAAGCGTGCTGTGTTCAGCTGTGTTCGGTGTACGGTAGCTTGCGGACCCGGTACACCGTCCTCTTCTCGAAGCTCCCATTGCGCCACTCGCTGCGCCAGGTGAACGAATTTACCGGCGTGAACAGGCGACGATGGGAGCAGATTGGTGAGCTGAAAAACGGGCTCTACCAGGGCGGTGGTGGTTATGGGTTGCAGCATTCCGCCACCCTGCGCATGGCAGATCTTCGCAGCCTGTTCAACCGGATCACGTTCAGCCGTGATGGGGCGGGGTATGCTGGCGGGTTTCTGCACGAGCTGCTCACCCGTTCGTTCGATCAACCGTCCCGGTACGGCGAGATGGCACTGCGGGACCTGCGTTGCCTGATACCGTGGGCCCAGTGGGAGGCAGCCCAACTCTGCGTGAACCACAAGCTGCGCACCCCGTTCGGCAAACCCCAGAGCACCTTTCTGCGCATCGAGTCGATCGTGAAGCAGTGTGCCCGCATATTGGCGCTGACGGACAAATTTCCCGTCCGTGACATTGGGACGTCCATCGTGAACCAACGGCACGCCCGCATACTGCTCGGGTTTCTCGAAGCGCTCGAAAAGTCCATCTACAACGCGGCCGAGGGTACGGCGTACGCGTTGCCAGCGCCGGAAAAACCGGCCCGTACCTTTTTCCGCGTCAACCAGCAAACGTGCGCGGAATGGTTTACGCGCATCCGCACCGCGGTCGATCTGGTCGCGCTGCACTGCATGGAGCCGGAGATGGTGATCCGATATTCGGAGGCCGTGCTGCGGGAGCTGGTCGCCGCCAGCAAGACGGCCGATCCGATCTTCGAGCACATGCTGATGTCGTTGGTGTGGGCGCTGGTCAGGAACTGGGAGTCGGATGCGCTGTACGGTGTGTACGTCTGGAGCAAACGGCTAACCGGTCGCAAATACTCCTGGATACGGATGGCGGCCGAGGAAGCGTCCGGTCATCGCGAGACGGCAGCGAGCGGGTTCCGCAGCATACTGTCCGATCCCGGTAGCGTCGGGATGGACCGACACATACGCGACTTTATCGTGGATCAAACGATACTGTCGCTGCTGTTTACCGGCGACTACCGGCAGCTGCACGAGTTTCTGCTCGCGGAAGAAGGCAGCGGTTCGCCGCGGGCTACCATCCCGCTGATCACGGTGACGGCGGCCCAGATCCGTTCGATCATACGGTACGAGGAAACGCACGACGTGAGCGTGATCGATATCAGCCAGTGGGAGCTGGTGGACGTCGGGAACAACATCCCGAACGATTTCTCCTGCCACAAGATGATCTGCGCGGTCGAGAACAGCCTGTCCGGCATCATACTGCAGGAGCAGATAGAGCAGCGCGAGCGCATGATCGACGCGAGCACGGAGCTGATCCAGTGCTATCTGCAGGAGTGTCTGTTGACGCGGTGCCGCGAGTACCTGTTCCAGCTGACCATCACCAACCACATCCTGTACAAGATAGCGCAGCGCATACGGGCGCCGGATGCCACCGCCGGCACGGTTGATGGGGGCGGTGCGGGCCTTGGTTCGCTGAATGTGGAGAAGTTCTACGGCACGCTCACGCTAATGCGGCTGCTGGCGTGGTCCGAGTTTCTGCTCGCGGATGCAGGGGCCGGCTACGAGGGCAAGCAGCAGAACATCGACCTGCGGCTCGACATGGTATCGAGTGGGCGCAAGGAGAAGAATTACGCGCTCAGCAGACGGGAGCTGGAGAAGTACTACCACAAGTCGAACCTGGTTGGGCGGCTGGACGGTTGGGCGGATGGTGGTGGGACGCAGCAGCGAATCACGCTCGAGCAGGTCGCGGCCGCACTCACCCGGCACGACCCATCGCCACCGAACGGGCTGTGGGACGAGAACCTGTCCCGGGCGGTGTACGAGCACTGCAAGTGGCTGTACTGTCAGCCGGGCAAGCGGCTGGAGGCGATGGACTTTGCCGCCTGTGCGACGGTCGCCATCGACGGTGTGCTGCAGCGGCGCCGGGCCGAGCAGGAAGGCCAACGGACGGCCCAGCTGTCGGAGCGGGTCGCACGATTTCTGCTCACCATCAGCGACTGGATGGCGGGCGAGGCTGGCGAACCGTCGACGGCCGATGAGCTGGCAAGCGTGAAGCGGCTGGGCCATCTGCTGCCCTCGATCGATGTGAAGCCGCTGGCGACGCAGCATGATGGGATCTTTGGCCCGTCCGATCGGCTGATCGGCACGATGCTGAAGGGGGCGGTGGACCGTTGCCCACCGTTGGCGAAAGCCTGGTTCGCGCTGGGTTCGTGGCTGTACCGGTGGGGCAAGCGCATCGTGGAGCACAGTGCGGCGGATGGGTCGAGTGCGCGCATCAGCGTGGATCAGGTGGTGGCGATACTGGCCGGACCGAGCGTCACGCTCGACGACTGCGAGCGTATCGTGGAGATACTGAACGAGCACGAGCCGGCCCGCATCGTGGTCGGTGTGGATGGTGACCGGGACACGGACGATGCGGACGAGCTAGAGCTGGACAGCTCAGCAACGATCGGGTCGATCGGGCTGCTCGACGCGTTGCACCGTGCCATGCCCGGGCTGGAAAGCAACGTACCGCCGGAGCGGCTGCACGCGATCATCGACATCTGGCGCAGCAATCATCGGGCCGTGTACGGCTACTACGAGGCGGCGGCCGAAGCGTACTTTCGCTTTCTGCAACTGTCCACCGGAAGGAACGACACCACGTCCGAGGGTGTCGACAGTGAACGGGCCCGGTCGGTCACGGTGACGCTGCGGCTGCTGCGCCTGATCGTGAAGCATGCGCTCGGGCTGAAGGAGGTGCTGGAGGAGGGTTTGGCCACGACACCCAGCGAGCCGTGGCGCGTCATCACGCCGCAGCTGTTTTCGCGCCTCGCCCATCACGAACCGTACGTACGGCGGCGCGTATCGGAGCTGCTTTGCCGCGTCGCCAAGGACGCACCGCACCTGATCATCTTCCCGGCCGTGGTCGGTTCGGTGCAGGAGGAACCGGGCCAGCTAACCGTGGTGGATGTGCTGCGGGACGGTGTCGAGGAGGTGTCGAGCAGAATTAATGACACCACCGAACCGGTACCGCCACCGGCTGCCGGTGCATCCGGGTTGGGCTTCTGCTTCAACGCACTGCTCGACATACTGTCGTGCGAAATCCCCGACAC
This sequence is a window from Anopheles marshallii chromosome X, idAnoMarsDA_429_01, whole genome shotgun sequence. Protein-coding genes within it:
- the LOC128716085 gene encoding serine/threonine-protein kinase Smg1, with amino-acid sequence MGGKTDTKSSRVSRRNKKKPTEHQRQTKPNRTSPGENHDSDQQSLGTAGAPTGGKRYQSTRTQVASQRRDRARKLAAETDRTGLDARGSSPHEVANIPADMRISKLLRRLTVETNPEVFLKVCDRLELVILDPSNATYVRKSFDILANTVNSILESGLREYQDRVAQLFGMMLYVLLCNSTDNSILRSWIGRYLNQTKSIRRSALIALRQAIVLDRDGLKLDGVINWLLGILQEILETTDVLEVFVLVTDVMVELAEGYPSAFAPHFSDIVDIVVGWQLENTQSAKVKLHCARVLLAFQQYWYEKRDVTFNLLEQFSEDIDGLCGDVDYNDQRQRDDANRLFGALLTAFNSVLKCLADSTTPPTADAFVLQEDELTRFDCCSITIMEIVFRLLDAQPTGLVIAAICEFTMLKLTIHSPTIQPTTEEDLDRLIRKLVQYIDTYSDEQVGALLHLLFRYTDAEGADVQQRRVRALLPLLFQEGSLYALRYRQNRTVQRVLLLLCHHILTLKHVEILQTAYSSILADIDDALGKLRAIGSRTLSNANILRLQYRIQFSLLLFSPLAMARNSIFITWTLKDEPVLHVLLERLAPTDGRLWDQRVHTHLHYAVLLTAFHHCSANNHFISSSSLLQPARPYGMVDRFRRGSRAESSDGDGDAPPESPTADHFGLVLRFLGTILGQWRSFRPSNRYEPRRTNLLLLLLDWSLAIVTQTTRYHDVLHDCDDFNQLLVHVGTVAVEEGSESETIGLRCADCLDAACQYTSLHASAYQAIAEACCVQLCSVYGSLRTRYTVLFSKLPLRHSLRQVNEFTGVNRRRWEQIGELKNGLYQGGGGYGLQHSATLRMADLRSLFNRITFSRDGAGYAGGFLHELLTRSFDQPSRYGEMALRDLRCLIPWAQWEAAQLCVNHKLRTPFGKPQSTFLRIESIVKQCARILALTDKFPVRDIGTSIVNQRHARILLGFLEALEKSIYNAAEGTAYALPAPEKPARTFFRVNQQTCAEWFTRIRTAVDLVALHCMEPEMVIRYSEAVLRELVAASKTADPIFEHMLMSLVWALVRNWESDALYGVYVWSKRLTGRKYSWIRMAAEEASGHRETAASGFRSILSDPGSVGMDRHIRDFIVDQTILSLLFTGDYRQLHEFLLAEEGSGSPRATIPLITVTAAQIRSIIRYEETHDVSVIDISQWELVDVGNNIPNDFSCHKMICAVENSLSGIILQEQIEQRERMIDASTELIQCYLQECLLTRCREYLFQLTITNHILYKIAQRIRAPDATAGTVDGGGAGLGSLNVEKFYGTLTLMRLLAWSEFLLADAGAGYEGKQQNIDLRLDMVSSGRKEKNYALSRRELEKYYHKSNLVGRLDGWADGGGTQQRITLEQVAAALTRHDPSPPNGLWDENLSRAVYEHCKWLYCQPGKRLEAMDFAACATVAIDGVLQRRRAEQEGQRTAQLSERVARFLLTISDWMAGEAGEPSTADELASVKRLGHLLPSIDVKPLATQHDGIFGPSDRLIGTMLKGAVDRCPPLAKAWFALGSWLYRWGKRIVEHSAADGSSARISVDQVVAILAGPSVTLDDCERIVEILNEHEPARIVVGVDGDRDTDDADELELDSSATIGSIGLLDALHRAMPGLESNVPPERLHAIIDIWRSNHRAVYGYYEAAAEAYFRFLQLSTGRNDTTSEGVDSERARSVTVTLRLLRLIVKHALGLKEVLEEGLATTPSEPWRVITPQLFSRLAHHEPYVRRRVSELLCRVAKDAPHLIIFPAVVGSVQEEPGQLTVVDVLRDGVEEVSSRINDTTEPVPPPAAGASGLGFCFNALLDILSCEIPDTVQQVQTLVHELRRISLLWEELWVVSLHQIYSDYTKRIPTFEGEYRRLYASGQLTDQRRTLLAEKHRLLLRPLLFVLEQLYGITSRKAETSHERHFQTRYHRYIRHMLAKLREPADFSRPIEGWKRFRTLYTQLQQRSQKRFSLFLRLGDVSPNLLRLSNTAIAMPGIDTTLAGSRQPILIRSVDNNIQILPTKTRPKKLTFCGNDGRRFGYLSKGLEDLHLDERIMQFLSIANLMMTKSIDCNGNVTHYRAEHYSVIPLGPRSGLITWVDNTVPIFSLYKKWQQREALQKKESKGGRGAALRPSELFYNKLTPLLQSHGLKSSASRREWPLPVLKQVLAELQQETPRDLLAKELWCHSATASSWRQVIRSYSLSLAVMSVIGYIIGLGDRHLDNVLVKLATGEIVHIDYNVCFEKGKTLRVPEKVPFRMTPNLEEALGLTGIEGTFRLACEHVLKSLKKGRETLLTLLEAFVYDPLVDWAIGEEIGSGLPMTATDITVSTAAVASNAPGGGASRYISQAKKQLDREVTRDTLAVRFAECRHDWHRNRDDLLQQLVCLQKYLRNLCAVRHELAESERLRTSLSQQSQLIGEVEYLDTAFSSHPLASLAHRLSARARLQEVYAGQREQLVQRAELFAHQLAEYEQCCKAIEEKQLDRLRYALADVPELVQPDDDTQQLLVAFLPKDDPGYVQYSFARTELSELQRRAAPVAANIFTLLEQYGERLPNDANGNHPLHHYATWYRQLTEGGLEPAVALERAQQIAREQEKVRTLDLQPTHAADELETKDILAGLRNIMVLNRALIDAERTTVDGTMVQVQMVSHLTNHLLEECVSQRGIAGHVLDCLRRTAAEYRSLERCYELLLPVLNRCQNETSDRELQLNEQFEQLVLNVEQCLRQGQTDDAVIREAVEMSRMLVDSWTELMREEAMADDVESAFDELLKTTGVPWLEVCPLTLTNQSETINQLDEATLLSIWHYNHHKRATNQITVLSESLIEAAKLQTMYELRNGALPHQNQHDDTTIFTSVDRFIQRFIRLRLAGRGPLAVIGAVHDAMANTSARGHNPDDATNALWMQHLSDAVQSLVPILPLLLTALDELKRHTEALRNRLAWASAAHPPLCPLELPVAFERNSSHNIDSSSSWIGSLERLLGYGQAVLRYESTSRFDDPTLADEFGKLMERWQKTLSGYTLRGASFVSPTEEALVELLDPEGSIDPTWISNVRALIDDMTDQVLTNIARLEQDERTLHTALHAAAKRLLTLEHTHDDIVGDIRSLLRTQLRIGGSSALRDYLQRYRRFLDLLQNAPEAVVATVTPPHDAADAAAPTYTVDDAVEMVDEMLTLIEDVFEQLFQFDEPPDDVELDEGDNGEGEEDDDDASCTDGASSSVHIHDTAPPEKKEQKQKEQKEQKRNAYAVSVWRRIRMKLEGRDPDPARRCGISDQVTWMIDEAMDPSNLAVLYEGWTPWV